GATCCTTCATCGCGATGAGACCGAGAAAGATCAAATCGCGCTCAATCTCTTCGTCCGAACTCGGCGGTCGGCCAAGGGGCCTATACGCGACACCCAGTACGCGAAGGGCTTGTTGTGCCAACGAAGCATTGGCCTCATCGATCAAATGCCGATGCTGTTCATCCAGGGCTTCGGTCCAGCCATCCAGCGTGACACGTGCGATGCAACGTTTCAGCAAGACATCGGGCGCTCCTTTGGAGTAGGCTGTGCGGACCTGCTCTGTTCGACGGATGATGGTCATCATTTTCCGCTCGGCATCGAACGGCACTTCTCTGTCCAGAGGCGCTCGCAGCTCCAACTCAGCCTTCCTGAGACCGGCCTTCGCCGCCACCATGAGCAGCGCGCCTTCCGTCGGATCGCCGATGATCCGCCAAGCCCCTTTCTCCTGGTGCAATCTCGCGCCGTTGCACAACACCGCGGCGGTAAGCAGCTGCTGCAGGCCCGGAAACAGTGCCGAGTGCTGAGTCATGAGTGATAAGTCATCAGAGTGATGGTCGAATCCCTGGCTTGGAAACTCAGCACTCAGAACGTTTGAGCCACCAGGGATTTTCCGAATCTCCCCCTTAGGCTCATATCCCTCGCCGGTCACTTCGAAGTGGTCGTTGTCGATAAACAACCTCGTCACCGTCATCTCGTTCTTCGTCAAGGTGCCGGTCTTGTCAGTACAGATCACAGTGGCAGAACCCAGCGTTTCGACGGCGGGGAGTTTGCGAATCAATGCATGTCGCTTGGCCATCCTGGTGACGCCCAAGGCCAGTGTAATCGTGACGACAGCCGGAAGGCTCTCTGGCACAGCTGCCACAGCGAGGCTCACCGATATCAGAAACATCTCAACCAGTGGTTCGCCTCGGAGATAGCCGAGAGCGAACACAACTGTGACCACCCCGAGCGCCAGCCACAGGAGTGTATAGCCGAATTGTTCCAACCGTCGTTGCAGCGGTGTTTCGTCACGCTCCGCCTCAGCGGCCTTCTGGATCATGGCGGCGATTCGGCCCAACTCCGTGGCAAGGCCTGTCGCCACGACAATTCCACGCGCCTTGCCGGAGACGACAACGGTGCCCATGAAGACCATGTTGCGTTGATCGGCGAGTGGTACCTGGGTGGTATCGAGCAGCTCCGCCCGCTTTTGTACTGGTGTCGATTCGCCGGTGAGTGAGGCTTCTTGAGCTTGGAAATTGGCTGTGTAAAGCAAGCGTGCATCGGCTGGAATCCGGTCGCCCGCTTCGAGGGTGATCAGGTCTCCTCTGACCAGTTCTCGTGCCGGTATCGACTGGAGCGTGCCCTCGCGAAGGACGTGTGCCCTCGCGACCGACATCTTGCGCAGAGCCGCGAGCGATTGCTCGGCGCGAAATTCCTGCACAAACCCCAACAGGCCATTGAGAAATACGATGGCTAGAATCGCCGCCGCATCGATCCAGTCTTCCAACAAACCAGACACAATGGCTGCCCCGATCAGCACCCAAACGATCAGACTTGAGAATTGTGCGAGAAAGAGTCTTAGCAGCGAGGGAGGAGGGGCTTCAGGTAATTCGTTGGGTCCTTCATCTGCTCGGCGTCTAGCCACTTCAGGCTCCGTCAAGCCATGGTCAGGGCTGGACTCGAGGTCATGCGCCACGGTCTCCGACGGGAGCCTGTACCAGTCTCTTCTCATTTATCTTTTATCAACCAGATGGGCTTGGGTGAATGTCAGGATTCCATCCTCAAGGAATGGACGGCTCCTGTTCGCGATGAAGCTTGGCGAGAGCCTCCGCCTCGTCGGAGGCTTTCGTGTAATAGTCCATAAAAGGGCGGCAATGA
This region of Nitrospira sp. genomic DNA includes:
- a CDS encoding cation-translocating P-type ATPase — protein: MRRDWYRLPSETVAHDLESSPDHGLTEPEVARRRADEGPNELPEAPPPSLLRLFLAQFSSLIVWVLIGAAIVSGLLEDWIDAAAILAIVFLNGLLGFVQEFRAEQSLAALRKMSVARAHVLREGTLQSIPARELVRGDLITLEAGDRIPADARLLYTANFQAQEASLTGESTPVQKRAELLDTTQVPLADQRNMVFMGTVVVSGKARGIVVATGLATELGRIAAMIQKAAEAERDETPLQRRLEQFGYTLLWLALGVVTVVFALGYLRGEPLVEMFLISVSLAVAAVPESLPAVVTITLALGVTRMAKRHALIRKLPAVETLGSATVICTDKTGTLTKNEMTVTRLFIDNDHFEVTGEGYEPKGEIRKIPGGSNVLSAEFPSQGFDHHSDDLSLMTQHSALFPGLQQLLTAAVLCNGARLHQEKGAWRIIGDPTEGALLMVAAKAGLRKAELELRAPLDREVPFDAERKMMTIIRRTEQVRTAYSKGAPDVLLKRCIARVTLDGWTEALDEQHRHLIDEANASLAQQALRVLGVAYRPLGRPPSSDEEIERDLIFLGLIAMKDPLRPEAADAVRLCRDAGIRTVMITGDHKETAIAIARELGLHSYDAVALSGLELDGLTDEQLRQRVERISVYARVSAEHKLRIVQAWKRNGAVVAMTGDGVNDAPAIKAADIGVAMGIAGTDVTKEASDMVVTDDNFASIAAAVEEGRGIFDNIRKTVHFLLSCNVSEVLVMLFATLFGLPLPLLPIQILWMNLVTDGFPALALAVDPKAPDLMQQPPRQTQARLLDGGRLWTIAGEGLMLAVIALGAFSYSLFVWQQSIEQARTVAFAVMVAAQLVHAFNCRSDRWSLVQVGVMTNRALIWAVLVSLALQIAILTTPFLQPIFKVAPLPMEDWELLVAMTLIPLVIMETIKWVRSWRAITV